One window of Cydia pomonella isolate Wapato2018A chromosome 7, ilCydPomo1, whole genome shotgun sequence genomic DNA carries:
- the LOC133519772 gene encoding uncharacterized protein LOC133519772 isoform X1 codes for MAARLAQPAQGAGAGGGASPSAVRELIVIPEISNTISLQQAIQQVSSTVVEVNGDSSGHSSPTTEARHTYITVAMQDEWQNEIGPLPVKAEIHSDQESEGSNGVNYHVQYVEPQEIYTQGHETHMETLRSYPVYGVATVNAAEQPTESWSADEFSYSVVAGTDEATSPTPAPTTPPQPRMPPATVQWLLDNYETADGVSLPRSTLYAHYLRHCSAHRLDPVNAASFGKLIRSVFVGLRTRRLGTRGNSKYHYYGIRAKASIPASPPPDPSDEKADVQDMQESRSGSGEPGAPGAAGGVAGLAHRQYLGAVVAASPPAPPALPAAAAHDLPPSSLPALQDHHREHGVEFLEAVAALDIAAVERSRRNFWRRPPAALCRRVLYRLAARKDVAAWLRRADLELYQRAVELLLPDVLRPIPPQLTQAIRNFAKSLESALAAGSGCAPAAASRAQASAAAALAAALRRYTSLNHLAQAARAVLANQHQIQQVRGRAARRRRRRRWRPRCAATPRSTTWRRPRAPCSPTSTRYNRYGVELRAGGGGGAGGRAAPLHLAQPPGAGRARRARQPAPDTTGTGSSCAPAAAAALAAALRRYTSLNHLAQAARAVLANQHQIQQVRGRAARRRRRRRWRPRCAATPRSTTWRRPRAPCSPTSTRYNRYGVELRAGGGGGAGGRAAPLHLAQPPGAGRARRARQPAPDTTGTGSSCAPAAAAALAAALRRYTSLNHLAQAARAVLANQHQIQQVRGRAARRRRRRRWRPRCAATPRSTTWRRPRAPCSPTSTRYNRYGVELRAGCGGGAGGRAAPLHLAQPPGAGRARRARQPAPDTTGTGSSCAPAAAAALAAALRRYTSLNHLAQAARAVLANQHQIQQVRGRAARRRRRRRWRPRCAATPRSTTWRRPRAPCSPTSTRYNRYGVELRAGGGGGAGGRAAPLHLAQPPGAGRARRARQPAPDTTGTGSSCAPAAAAALAAALRRYTSLNHLAQAARAVLANQHQIQQVRGRAARQRRRRRWRPRCAATPRSTTWRRPRAPCSPTSTRYNRYGVELRAGGGGGAGGRAAPLHLAQPPGAGRARRARQPAPDTTDAVGPEPRGLPRGARAGGLGVLVRQRRHRAPPRGRLQVFVPGDTRPRGNARAMGSVARRLRPRRAGGPRAPPGLHGSRAPAAARLVLLLVPGHTRAHTTVCIQLHTYTVPSRRR; via the exons ATGGCGGCGCGGCTCGCTCAGCCTGCGCAG ggagcgggcgcgggcggcggcgcgtcgCCGAGCGCCGTGCGGGAGCTGATTGTCATACCGGAGATCTCTAACACTATTAGCTTGCAGCAGGCCATACAACAG GTGTCCAGCACGGTGGTGGAAGTGAACGGCGATAGCTCCGGCCACTCGAGCCCTACGACCGAGGCCCGACACACATACATCACTGTGGCCA TGCAGGACGAATGGCAGAACGAGATCGGCCCGTTGCCGGTCAAGGCCGAGATCCACAGTGACCAAGAAA GCGAGGGCAGTAATGGGGTCAACTATCATGTGCAATACGTGGAGCCTCAAGAGATCTACACCCAGGGCCATGAGACTCATAT GGAAACTCTTCGCTCCTACCCCGTGTATGGCGTCGCAACGGTCAATGCGGCCGAGCAGCCGACCGAGTCGTGGAGCGCCGACGAGTTCTCGTACAGCGTGGTCGCGGGCACAGATGAGGCCACGTCACCGACGCCCGCTCCCACCACACCGCCGCAACCACGCATGCCGCCCGCCACCGTGCAGTGGCTGCTCGACAACTACGAGACTGCCGATG GCGTATCTCTGCCACGGTCGACTCTCTACGCTCACTACCTCCGACACTGCTCGGCCCACCGATTGGACCCAGTGAACGCGGCTTCGTTTGGCAAGCTGATCCGTTCCGTGTTCGTCGGCCTGCGGACCAGGAGGCTCGGCACGCGCGGCAACTCCAAGTATCACTACTACGGCATCAG GGCGAAAGCCAGCATTCCCGCTTCGCCGCCGCCCGACCCTAGCGACGAGAAGGCTGATGTCCAAGATATGCAG GAGTCGCGCTCGGGCTCGGGCGAGCCGGGCGcgccgggcgcggcgggcggcgtggCCGGGCTGGCGCACCGGCAGTACCTGGGCGCCGTGGTGGCCGcctcgccgcccgcgccgcccgcgctgcccgccgccgccgcgcacgaCCTGCCGCCCTCGTCGCTCCCTGCACTACAGGACCACCACCG tGAGCACGGCGTCGAATTCCTTGAGGCCGTGGCGGCGCTAGACATAGCTGCCGTGGAGCGCTCCCGCCGCAACTTCTGGCGGAGGCCCCCGGCCGCTCTGTGCCGCCGCGTGCTGTACCGGCTAGCCGCACGAAAG GACGTGGCCGCTTGGTTGCGCCGGGCCGACTTGGAGCTCTACCAGCGGGCCGTGGAGCTGCTGCTGCCCGACGTGCTCCGCCCCATACCGCCGCAGCTTACACAG GCAATCCGCAACTTCGCCAAGAGCCTGGAGTCCGCCCTGGCTGCGGGGTCGGGCtgcgcgccggcggcggcgagcCGCGCGCAggcgtcggcggcggcggcgctggcggccgcgctgcgccgctacACCTCGCTCAACCACCTggcgcaggccgcgcgcgccgtgCTCGCCAACCAGCACCAGATACAACAGGTACGGGGTCGAGCtgcgcgccggcggcggcggcggcgctggcggccgcgctgcgccgctacACCTCGCTCAACCACCTggcgcaggccgcgcgcgccgtgCTCGCCAACCAGCACCAGATACAACAGGTACGGGGTCGAGCtgcgcgccggcggcggcggcggcgctggcggccgcgctgcgccgctacACCTCGCTCAACCACCTggcgcaggccgcgcgcgccgtgCTCGCCAACCAGCACCAGATACAACAGGTACGGGGTCGAGCtgcgcgccggcggcggcggcggcgctggcggccgcgctgcgccgctacACCTCGCTCAACCACCTggcgcaggccgcgcgcgccgtgCTCGCCAACCAGCACCAGATACAACAGGTACGGGGTCGAGCtgcgcgccggcggcggcggcggcgctggcggccgcgctgcgccgctacACCTCGCTCAACCACCTggcgcaggccgcgcgcgccgtgCTCGCCAACCAGCACCAGATACAACAGGTACGGGGTCGAGCtgcgcgccggcggcggcggcggcgctggcggccgcgctgcgccgctacACCTCGCTCAACCACCTggcgcaggccgcgcgcgccgtgCTCGCCAACCAGCACCAGATACAACAGGTACGGGGTCGAGCtgcgcgccggcggcggcggcggcgctggcggccgcgctgcgccgctacACCTCGCTCAACCACCTggcgcaggccgcgcgcgccgtgCTCGCCAACCAGCACCAGATACAACAGGTACGGGGTCGAGCtgcgcgccggcggcggcggcggcgctggcggccgcgctgcgccgctacACCTCGCTCAACCACCTggcgcaggccgcgcgcgccgtgCTCGCCAACCAGCACCAGATACAACAGGTACGGGGTCGAGCTGCGCgccggctgcggcggcggcgctggcggccgcgctgcgccgctacACCTCGCTCAACCACCTggcgcaggccgcgcgcgccgtgCTCGCCAACCAGCACCAGATACAACAGGTACGGGGTCGAGCtgcgcgccggcggcggcggcggcgctggcggccgcgctgcgccgctacACCTCGCTCAACCACCTggcgcaggccgcgcgcgccgtgCTCGCCAACCAGCACCAGATACAACAGGTACGGGGTCGAGCtgcgcgccggcggcggcggcggcgctggcggccgcgctgcgccgctacACCTCGCTCAACCACCTggcgcaggccgcgcgcgccgtgCTCGCCAACCAGCACCAGATACAACAGGTACGGGGTCGAGCtgcgcgccggcggcggcggcggcgctggcggccgcgctgcgccgctacACCTCGCTCAACCACCTggcgcaggccgcgcgcgccgtgCTCGCCAACCAGCACCAGATACAACAGGTACGGGGTCGAGCtgcgcgccggcggcggcggcggcgctggcggccgcgctgcgccgctacACCTCGCTCAACCACCTggcgcaggccgcgcgcgccgtgCTCGCCAACCAGCACCAGATACAACAGGTACGGGGTCGAGCTGCGCgccagcggcggcggcggcgctggcggccgcgctgcgccgctacACCTCGCTCAACCACCTggcgcaggccgcgcgcgccgtgCTCGCCAACCAGCACCAGATACAACAGGTACGGGGTCGAGCtgcgcgccggcggcggcggcggcgctggcggccgcgctgcgccgctacACCTCGCTCAACCACCTggcgcaggccgcgcgcgccgtgCTCGCCAACCAGCACCAGATACAACAG ATGCTGTCGGACCTGAACCGCGTGGACTTCCGCGTGGTGCGCGAGCAGGCGGCCTGGGCGTGCTCGTGCGGCAGCGCCGCCACCGCGCACCGCCTCGAGGCCGACTTCAAG tCTTCGTTCCAGGCGACACTAGGCCGCGGGGCAACGCTAGAGCAATGGGCAGCGTGGCTAGAAGGCTGCGTCCGCGGCGCGCTGGCGGCCCACGAGCGCCGCCCGGACTACACGGCTCGCGCGCGCCGGCTGCTGCTCGACTGGTCCTTCTACTCGTCCCTGGTCATACGCGAGCTCACACTACGGTATGTATACAGTTGCACACATACACTGTTCCTTCCAGACGACGCTAG